A single Cyclopterus lumpus isolate fCycLum1 chromosome 1, fCycLum1.pri, whole genome shotgun sequence DNA region contains:
- the LOC117733567 gene encoding claudin-9-like encodes MASTGLQLLGLVLAMMGWVGGALVCAAPLWRVSAFVGGELVIAQVLWEGLWMNCLSQTTGQIQCKSYDSTLALPTSAQAARSLTVLALLLCLLALMLGVAGAKCTHCMGDSNQASKARLARIAGLLFLVAGLAYLIPICWTAHTIIRDFYDPTVAAPLKRELGPALYLGWGASLLLLVGGSLLHLGSSPPGARALPVFGGAAKDNPVTGASGEAKQQEKSFV; translated from the coding sequence ATGGCATCAACAGGTCTTCAGCTGCTGGGCTTGGTGTTGGCTATGATGGGTTGGGTGGGCGGGGCGTTGGTGTGCGCGGCTCCTCTGTGGCGTGTGTCCGCCTTCGTGGGTGGAGAGCTGGTGATCGCCCAGGTGTTGTGGGAGGGACTGTGGATGAACTGCCTGTCTCAGACCACAGGCCAGATCCAGTGCAAGTCCTATGACTCCACCCTGGCCCTTCCCACGTCTGCCCAGGCCGCCCGGAGCCTCACTGTTCTCGCTCTACTTCTCTGCCTCCTGGCCCTCATGCTCGGGGTGGCCGGGGCCAAGTGTACTCACTGCATGGGGGACAGTAACCAGGCCTCCAAGGCTCGGCTGGCCAGGATAGCAGGGCTGCTCTTCCTTGTGGCTGGCTTGGCCTACTTGATACCCATCTGTTGGACAGCCCATACAATCATCAGGGACTTCTATGATCCGACTGTTGCAGCGCCTTTAAAGAGAGAGCTGGGGCCGGCCCTGTACCTGGGCTGGGGCGCCAGCCTGCTGCTCCTGGTGGGGGGATCTCTGCTCCACCTGGGCTCTTCTCCACCGGGAGCAAGAGCACTGCCTGTTTTCGGTGGAGCAGCGAAGGACAACCCAGTGACAGGGGCGTCAGGGGAGGCGAAGCAACAGGAAAAATCCTTTGTATGA